The Pyricularia oryzae 70-15 chromosome 5, whole genome shotgun sequence genome includes a region encoding these proteins:
- a CDS encoding ubiquitin-conjugating enzyme gives MAPKSDRSATRRLIKELETWHGESKSETGVERLGPVNEGELLQWEAVINGKGIGGGYDAGRWLLEIKIPPTYPLHPPTVRFVTPVVHANVNLADGEVCLDLLKEAWTPAYSVLETVRAVRLLLATPEPDSPLNVDVAALVRAGDALGAARLVEFWITDGGGRYDGP, from the exons ATGGCGCCCAAATCCGACCGGTCCGCAACCCGCCGATTGATCAAGGAGCTCGAGACGTGGCACGGCGAATCGAAATCCGAGACGGGGGTCGAGCGGCTCGGGCCTGTAAACGAAGGGGAGCTGCTGCAATGGGAGGCTGTGATCAACGGGAAGGGTATAGGGGGTGGTTATGATG cTGGCCGCTGGCTTCTCGAAATCAAGATCCCACCCACATATCCGCTCCACCCGCCGACGGTACGCTTCGTGACACCCGTGGTGCACGCAAACGTGAACCTTGCCGACGGGGAGGTGTGCCTGGATCTGCTCAAGGAGGCTTGGACGCCGGCATATAGCGTGCTGGAGACTGTGCGGGCCGTGAGGTTGTTGCTCGCAACGCCGGAACCGGACTCGCCGCTTAACGTGGATGTCGCAGCGCTGGTGAGGGCAGGGGATGCACTTGGGGCCGCGAGGCTGGTCGAGTTTTGGATCACGGATGGCGGTGGGAGATATGATGGGCCTTGA
- a CDS encoding PX domain-containing protein — translation MASLAAPENGTAVKENGAAHENGAAIAETRELPVRTISTKSIPPPGQSLTGKQEHYLKRELVSEQVKREISELNSPTALRRFGAPFKSDLGEVSPLDSDLPILRYIFVHHVREFPFLDKAREKEFWQDKLQVFLESFASKNISSSEDRLEETKRRKLALKAQKLVELMIVSGVPTSSGYEERIRFSELEVVDRDAIDTGVLSTMPEGNYLNGWDVNVCAVRISSTRRNIRHHKHAEFILRVKRKGEMEHFVARRYGDFTKMRNALRTELPGKILPPLPKKNKSNTSAASILGNFSRKDDDDDSSVSSVSTQMTGKDGSEGGKTLSVRSLAGHRRSASLSGRGSPRVSTDGLHSPGHKSDTILFRENQRISLRAFLRSLLHNNQLATTKAMQEFLTRDSITPTDEDIRDIIRRKEVDEKRMEEQKKFYDIARKRAAELDSYMEQFRQDIVERNGLTMLFQEIKEKETIQDLSIQYQKFAEWLRIEVAATIYHLFLAEDNSPELFAQAKRIHSLMPYTLMKNAIRIANPAAVMSGILDIFLAQPFGTRSLLQRIFSMTLNDGIRNFQKSIDALAARIDDQLFVDKLKKFTEAEEHIKLAIREEAEADDVDIVVAILRSELIEPPLTAEQIGRLYNAYVAFNSAVENVDEELKQGAQLFSYLKQMLKLQLRQRDKEMMLHLIEEPVTLQLFRDLFTIFYEPLVRVYKSANVYNSITDFAVFVDDTIQVVDQCREQDASADPNQTVQAFIDLCQRHEHNFYKFVHEVHTHDNGLFTQLMGWIEGILEFLRHGPKNGTLDINALFEGGISTGVVDKEKAIEEINQLIAWQEARKKWHQDKTRQKMAAEGGVDGAVGVPVGFKSSDFGLDQMDLQDMAYDDDSGTDEEDAEIEDELDPVEAERRRRAKQRDRLRRRAGEPEKPAISEVHKLRENFLSMLRMVLAE, via the exons ATGGCATCTTTAGCAGCGCCTGAAAACGGCACAGCCGTCAAAGAGAACGGCGCAGCTCATGAAAACGGTGCGGCCATCGCCGAAACCAGGGAACTTCCCGTCCGCACAATCAGCACAAAGTCTATACCACCACCAGGCCAGTCATTAACTGGCAAGCAAGAGCACT ACCTCAAACGTGAACTCGTCTCCGAACAAGTCAAGAGAGAGATCTCAGAGCTCAACTCGCCGACGGCACTGCGCCGCTTTGGAGCTCCCTTCAAATCAGACCTGGGTGAAGTCTCACCCTTAGACTCCGACCTCCCAATCCTCCGATATATCTTTGTCCACCATGTGCGCGAGTTCCCGTTCCTCGACAAGGCGAGGGAGAAGGAGTTTTGGCAGGACAAGCTGCAGGTCTTCCTCGAGTCGTTTGCTAGTAAGAATATTTCGTCCTCAGAGGACCGTCTGGAGGAAACCAAGAGGCGTAAGCTTGCGCTCAAGGCGCAGAAGCTGGTTGAGCTCATGATCGTTTCTGGCGTACCCACTTCATCAGGATACGAGGAGCGCATAAGGTTttcggagctcgaggttgtgGACCGTGACGCCATTGACACGGGCGTCCTGTCGACCATGCCCGAGGGCAACTACCTCAACGGCTGGGATGTCAATGTGTGTGCTGTCCGTATCAGCTCGACGAGGAGGAACATTAGACATCACAAACATGCT GAATTCATTCTGCGCGTAAAGAGGAAGGGCGAGATGGAACATTTCGTGGCTCGCAGGTATGGCGACTTTACCAAAATGCGTAATGCGCTGCGGACTGAGCTACCCGGAAAGATACTTCCGCCGTTgccaaaaaagaacaagagcAACACATCGGCTGCGAGCATTCTTGGTAATTTCTCGCGCaaggatgatgatgacgactcCTCGGTGTCGTCGGTCTCAACACAAATGACAGGCAAAGATGGATCCGAGGGCGGTAAGACTTTGTCTGTCAGGAGCCTCGCAGGTCACAGGAGGAGTGCTTCGTTGTCCGGTCGGGGGTCACCCCGTGTTTCCACGGATGGTCTGCATAGCCCTGGCCACAAATCAGAC ACGATATTGTTCCGTGAGAATCAAAGAATCTCGCTGAGAGCTTTCCTGCGATCGTTGTTGCATAACAACCAACTGGCTACCACCAAAGCTATGCAGGAATTCCTCACCCGTGACTCGATAACGCCGACCGATGAAGATATTAGGGACATTATACGAAGAAAGGAAGTTGACGAGAAGCGGATGGAGGAGCAAAAGAAGTTCTACGACATTGCACGAAAGCGGGCAGCCGAGTTGGACTCATACATGGAACA GTTCCGACAAGATATTGTTGAGCGCAATGGCCTCACCATGCTTTTCCAAGAGATCAAGGAGAAAGAGACTATCCAGGATCTTAGCATACAATACCAAAAGTTTGCAGAGTGGCTCCGAATCGAAGTGGCGGCCACCATTTACCACCTTTTCCTCGCTGAGGATAACTCCCCAGAGCTTTTTGCGCAGGCCAAGAGGATACACTCCCTCATGCCATATACGCTCATGAAGAATGCAATTCGGATCGCAAACCCGGCGGCAGTTATGTCGGGCATCCTCGACATCTTTCTGGCGCAACCGTTCGGCACAAGATCGCTGCTGCAGCGCATCTTTTCAATGACGCTCAACGACGGCATCCGAAATTTTCAAAAGTCCATCGATGCGCTCGCGGCTAGGATCGACGACCAGCTTTTCGTGGACAAGCTGAAGAAGTTTACAGAGGCCGAGGAGCATATCAAGCTGGCGATTCGCGAGGAGGCTGAGGCTGATGACGTCGACATAGTCGTGGCTATCCTGCGGTCCGAGCTGATCGAGCCTCCGTTGACGGCTGAGCAGATTGGAAGGCTCTACAACGCCTACGTAGCTTTCAACAGCGCCGTGGAAAATGTCGACGAGGAGCTCAAGCAGGGCGCACAACTATTCTCGTACTTGAAGCAAATGCTCAAGCTCCAATTACGGCAACGCGATAAGGAGATGATGTTGCATTTGATAGAGGAGCCTGTTACTCTTCAGCTGTTCAGGGATTTGTTCACGATATTCTACGAGCCCTTGGTCCGTGTGTACAAATCAGCCAACGTGTACAATAGTATTACCGATTTTGCAGTATTTGTGGATGACACGATACAG GTTGTTGATCAATGTCGTGAGCAAGATGCGTCAGCCGATCCGAACCAGACTGTACAGGCATTCATTGATCTTTGTCAACGACACGAGCACAACTTTTACAAGTTTGTTCACGAAGTGCACACACACGACAATGGGCTCTTCACGCAGCTTATGGGTTGGATCGAAGGTATTCTGGAGTTCCTTAGGCACGGACCCAAGAATGGCACTCTCGATATCAACGCGCTATTCGAGGGTGGTATTAGCACGGGGGTCGTCGACAAGGAAAAGGCGATTGAGGAGATCAACCAACTGATCGCGTGGCAGGAGGCGCGCAAGAAGTGGCACCAAGACAAGACGAGGCAGAAGATGGCTGCGGAGGGCGGCGTGGACGGGGCCGTCGGTGTGCCGGTGGGATTCAAGTCGAGCGACTTTGGGCTTGACCAGATGGACCTGCAGGATATGGCATACGACGACGATAGTGGTACAGACGAGGAGGATGCCGAGATCGAGGACGAGCTAGACCCCGTTGAGGCCGAGCGCAGGCGCAGGGCCAAACAGCGCGA